GCAAAGAACAGGTACGTCAAATACATCCAGAACATCAGAGCAATCCAGGAATACCTCTGCAACCGGGCCGACAAGCATCGTGTGCCGAAGATCAACAACACCAACGTGGACCGAAGCGTGGCTGCCATACACGCCACGGTTTTCAGCTGCCTTCGCCGGCGGGAGGCGGGGGAGCAGTTTTATGACCCACATACAAACACTGCAGGTATGGTGGATGAAGAGTACAGGAACCAGTGCGCCGCAAACTCGTTGAGTTCCAAGGGAATGTTTCAGCTGATTCAGAGGAAGGGGTCTTCTAGGAATCTGATGGCTCTGCTTAACACCGATGGTTCCGTTGCTAAGGCGTGGCCTGTTGATGCCGGCGACAGCGGTGGAAACGTAAATGACGGCACGGGCAGTGACAAGTCGGTTGGAAGTCCTATGTATGGCCCGCTGCAAATTGGGAAGGCAGAGCCTGTCAATCTTCAGTTTGGCTATTTTGGGATTAGCGCGTGGCCAAGTGATACCGGATGCACCAGTCATGCTGGGAGCGCCGATGACTCCAAGGCTGATGGCACGGATACAGGGAGTAGGTATTTATCCTCGTGTTGCAGCACACCAAAGATGTCAGATGATAATTCCAAAGAGGTTTGCATCTTAACTAAGCCTTTATGTTATTACGTATATTTCACAATTGGTTATATGCATAGAAATTGAGTTATACTATGATAAGAATTTAATGTTTTTCACGGCTCACAAGTCATGACAGTTCTGTGCATAGATATATTCTGGAAGCTTCAGATTTCTTATATGCGGCATTTCTATCCTAGTATTAGTTGATGTAAAATGCTAATACTGTACTTGGCCTGGCACTGCTTCATCTCATACAGATACAGCTTGGGGATGAGTATTCAGTGTTCGACAGCGAGGAAGAAGCAGAGGAAATCGATGCTGGTGATGCAGAGACTGATGACGATGAACTAACTGACGAAGAAAAGGATATTCAGGAGGTAGTGTGAAATTATTCTTCATCTTTCCCCCTCCTTTTCTCTGCACAGTAATGTCATGACAATAATGTCTGGCATGAAGAATTAACTTAACTTGCTTCTGGGAAAACCTTACAAAAGCTGCTGCTACAATAATAAgaaactactcccttcgttcctaaatataagtctttttagatgtttcactagggggctacatacggatgtatatagacatattttagagtgtagattcactcatttgctccgtatgtagtctcctagtgaaacctctaacaagacttatatttaggaacggagggagtacaaatgaGGTAAATTTTATAGTTGTTTGTGCTAGTGGTACAAAAATTTGAAGCCAGTCAGCCTCATTCTTTAATGTAGATGAAAAAATGAGTATGTTGGGCTGCAGTTTTATCACGGTGCTGCATTCTACCAAGAGAGACACCGTTTAAGTCAAATAGGAAAGTTCAGTGCACTTAAAACTGATTGTCCATTCTTTTGTCATTGATGAATAAACACGGAGCAGATGGAGGAAGCAGGGTCAGTGGACGAGCAGTCGACCAAGTCGGACGAGGAGTACGACGACCTGGCCATGAGAGAAAACGGCTACTGTTCCAATGATGAGCGGCTGACCACCCTGGTGAAGCAGCCCCTCGCCCTGGGCGCAGGAGGCGGCGATGACGATAACGCCATGAAGAAGGCTGACAACAACCTGAACCAGTTCCTGGAGATGGGAAACGACGGCGGCGCAGAGATGCCATGCGCCCACCCTCTGGCAATGAACGGCGGGAACCGGGGCTGCGACGCCAAGGCGAGGCGACGATGGGCACTCGACCTGGAAGGGCTGTTGTAGTGTAGCAGCCCACTGCCATCATCCTCACCTGAGCTTGAGTTAagctagatagatagatagatagatagatagatagctaTCTAGctgtgttgttgttcttcttcttgttgtggtaTGAGATGGTTGCAAGTAGCACCCCcatcatatgttgttgttgtattaGTTTCTGAGATGAAGTAGATCAGGATAGACCATGGATGGATCTAtatataattatatatatatatatacatacatgatACATGAGTAGCAGCAGGATGTAGATGAGGATTGATTCATGGCAGAAGAAGAACAGTGGGATGCAGCAAATTATATATTACTGAAGAAGAGAACAGAGGCAGATCTGGCTAGGCtaactggtggtggtggtggtggtggcgcggaCGGGGACGGCGCCGGCGCCGTCGCAGGCGGTGCAGGAGCGGGTGGAGGAGCAGCGGTTGCAGTAGGTCCACTTGGTGGGGAGGCCGGCGGTGTAGCGGGTGGCCATGTTCTTGGCGGCCCGCCGCGcccggccggccgcctcctcgccgacCTCCTTGAACACGAACCCCTCCCCCTTGCACCGCGGGCAGAGGCCGCTCCCGCCGCACGCCGAGCActcctccgtcgccgccgcctGGTTCTCGCCTTGCTCCCTACTGGGCGCCAGCTGGTCGGTCTTTCGGTCGCCAcgcaggaggacggcggcggcggcgacccccgccgccgccaccccggcCGCCACCAGCGCCGTCTCCGGCAGCGCCCGCGGGCGGCCAAGGCGGCGCGCGCTCGGAGAAACGGCTCGCCGGGcgacggtggcggtggcggtgtggaggaggaggaggctgctgcgtgtggaggaggtggaggcaggccATGGAGGCAGCGAGCAAGACGGGGAGGCTGCCGCTGCCATGCTCATGGCCATCAGCGACCTCTGCCTCTACGCTTCGTCTCAGAAATGTTTCAGGAACATTATCCCTTCCCTTCCCATTCCGCAGCTGGGCCGGTCCTATTTGGCGgggttttcttgtttttttagtGGGCCGCTGGTGGACTCCTTTCCGGTTTTCGGAACGTTCAAGGGACGTTTGTTCTTACAATcagcaaacatttttttgaatggaCAAACCTTTTTAAAAATTTGGGTGCAATTTCTCAAATGCATGGATGTCTTTCTGTTTTGAAGAATGTTTTCAGAACTCATGGGCGTTTTTTGAATCTATGACATATTTTAAAATCTGGGGGCAGTTTTTAAAGTTCGCGAGAATGTTATGTTTTGTAAACATTTTATAAAGATTCGCAGACATTGTGTGAATTCACATTTTCGAAAACAAATGGAACTTTTTTGAAATCCTGAATCATTTTGAAGAagaacaaagaaaaaaaaggtgaaaGAAAAAAACAGTAAGTACAAAATGAATAGAACATAGAGGGACCGGCCCGCCCCGTGCATGGACCGTCCCGAAAGGGCACGCGGGGGGTGGGGTGCGTGTTTTGGGTCCTCCCATGGGAGGTCCCCTTCACAAGGCAACTAGGCCAAATACATCAGCAAGCAAAGCACGTAAACATAGACAATCACGACAGAGCCTATACAAAATATGAAGTTAGCACCTGTGATGGAGTTGCCTCGCAAGAAAAAAAAAGATGGGGTCAACTTCTTTCACCGTAACACCCTCACG
This genomic stretch from Hordeum vulgare subsp. vulgare chromosome 6H, MorexV3_pseudomolecules_assembly, whole genome shotgun sequence harbors:
- the LOC123401004 gene encoding P-loop NTPase domain-containing protein LPA1-like, yielding MAAAKQQPPLYIAVADGRQGSGFRYTRPVLQSALQLMGCKPRHAFKISKRVFDVTRSDFVDPSKLDGSTTQQDSIKVAELLDAENMTNIPFELYKTQTTAVVSREEFLDVVCDALTLYKYVGPNQRADLLLACRIKERKESVTVLLCGTSGCGKSTLSSLLGNRLGITTVVSTDSIRHMMRSFVEERENPLLYASTYHAGDYLDPVAVAQAKAKSKANKLAAISHSNADADKDDGTSDDKCNGTSSDLPPRTEAPSKKKMAIEGYKAQSEMIIGSLDRLITTWEERKESLIVEGVHLSLNFVMGLMKKHPSVIPFMVYITNEEKHMERFAVRAKYMTLDPAKNRYVKYIQNIRAIQEYLCNRADKHRVPKINNTNVDRSVAAIHATVFSCLRRREAGEQFYDPHTNTAGMVDEEYRNQCAANSLSSKGMFQLIQRKGSSRNLMALLNTDGSVAKAWPVDAGDSGGNVNDGTGSDKSVGSPMYGPLQIGKAEPVNLQFGYFGISAWPSDTGCTSHAGSADDSKADGTDTGSRYLSSCCSTPKMSDDNSKEIQLGDEYSVFDSEEEAEEIDAGDAETDDDELTDEEKDIQEMEEAGSVDEQSTKSDEEYDDLAMRENGYCSNDERLTTLVKQPLALGAGGGDDDNAMKKADNNLNQFLEMGNDGGAEMPCAHPLAMNGGNRGCDAKARRRWALDLEGLL
- the LOC123401006 gene encoding uncharacterized protein LOC123401006, with the translated sequence MAMSMAAAASPSCSLPPWPASTSSTRSSLLLLHTATATVARRAVSPSARRLGRPRALPETALVAAGVAAAGVAAAAVLLRGDRKTDQLAPSREQGENQAAATEECSACGGSGLCPRCKGEGFVFKEVGEEAAGRARRAAKNMATRYTAGLPTKWTYCNRCSSTRSCTACDGAGAVPVRATTTTTTS